From a region of the Flavobacterium branchiarum genome:
- a CDS encoding XAC2610-related protein — MKFSTTALLLFIFNFTFAQTIFKVDHFSKEYFGKIFIADTSEVFSKGWIAIHDAKSNKQIIKVESEELALTLHNGKALANIKALPYGEQSLILYEDYNFDGIKDFAISDGQNSCYHGPSFKIYLATKTGFKFSPDFTALAQEYCGMFNVDYKEKKINVMTKSGCCWHQFSEFIVENNKPKVIKIVEDNQMDFPYSNYSEQNWDGKKMVVTSKRTISLDEGEGIKTILSFEVDKNQKQVVLFNHNDRVLNYVLIDKNDEVEFSYPINIVYQNPDFTFDKKNNSVTFKNKDVVYTIYDNQNSIGITITTGGKTYNWTGNIASKKGKIKDITATPLDNVVVN; from the coding sequence ATGAAATTTTCAACCACAGCTTTACTTCTCTTTATATTCAATTTTACTTTTGCTCAAACTATATTTAAAGTAGATCATTTCTCAAAAGAATATTTTGGAAAAATCTTCATCGCAGACACTTCCGAAGTATTTTCAAAAGGTTGGATTGCTATTCATGATGCTAAATCAAACAAACAAATCATAAAAGTTGAATCTGAAGAATTAGCATTGACTTTACATAACGGAAAAGCATTGGCAAACATAAAAGCATTGCCATACGGAGAACAAAGTTTAATCTTGTATGAAGATTACAATTTTGATGGAATAAAGGACTTTGCCATATCTGATGGACAAAATAGCTGCTACCACGGACCTTCTTTTAAAATATATTTAGCCACTAAAACAGGCTTTAAATTCAGCCCAGATTTTACAGCTCTTGCACAAGAATACTGCGGTATGTTTAATGTAGATTATAAAGAGAAGAAAATAAACGTGATGACTAAAAGTGGGTGTTGCTGGCATCAATTCTCTGAATTTATAGTTGAAAATAACAAACCTAAAGTAATCAAGATAGTCGAGGATAATCAAATGGACTTTCCATACAGCAATTATTCCGAACAAAATTGGGATGGTAAAAAAATGGTAGTAACATCTAAAAGAACAATTTCATTAGATGAGGGAGAAGGAATCAAAACTATATTGTCTTTTGAAGTTGATAAAAATCAAAAACAAGTTGTTCTATTTAATCACAATGACCGAGTACTAAACTATGTTTTGATTGACAAAAATGATGAAGTTGAATTTTCGTACCCAATAAATATTGTTTATCAAAATCCAGATTTTACCTTTGACAAAAAAAACAATTCTGTTACTTTTAAAAACAAAGATGTAGTTTATACGATCTATGATAACCAGAATAGTATTGGAATAACAATAACAACTGGCGGAAAAACATACAACTGGACTGGAAACATTGCTAGCAAAAAAGGAAAAATAAAAGATATAACTGCAACACCACTAGATAACGTTGTTGTAAACTAA